A region of Scylla paramamosain isolate STU-SP2022 chromosome 25, ASM3559412v1, whole genome shotgun sequence DNA encodes the following proteins:
- the LOC135113159 gene encoding (Lyso)-N-acylphosphatidylethanolamine lipase-like: MTEEVGVEVERQQESWFGSWLRWCPTSLSMLREAEKVLLSNLKSSYTGRYVSVGCVVGGKESHVWTLSFNEDSDNIPLVLLHGFGSGVGLWCLNFDSFAAHRPVYALDILGFGRSSRPAFTKDPLEAEREFIMSIDGWREKVGLEKFILLGHSFGGFLAAAYAIKHPERVEHLVLADPWGFPERPLDVGDRYKFPLWVKAVAAILRPFNPLSVIRTAGPFGPNILKKARPDLIRKFSGMVRDAEEVIPNYLYHCNAQDPSGESAFHTLMSGFGWAKYPMIQRMDSLRKGLPITLIYGARSWVDHDPGFQIKYMRKDTFVDVQVIQGAGHHVYADKARAFNSIVNNIGHHSDNGTLPLLAPDSEEPDREVSSRDVAVTLSSMMNVRNDNTRDDPVVTTEVNGVEDEVD, encoded by the exons ATGACGGAGGAGGTGGGCGTGGAGGTGGAGCGCCAGCAGGAGAG CTGGTTCGGGAGCTGGCTGCGATGGTGTCCAACATCCCTCAGCATGCTGCGAGAGGCGGAGAAGGTGCTGCTGTCCA ACCTGAAGAGCAGCTACACAGGGCGGTACGTGAGTGtggggtgtgtggtggggggcaAGGAGTCGCACGTGTGGACCCTGAGCTTCAACGAGGACTCTGACAACATCCCGCTGGTGCTGCTTCATGGGTTTGGCTCTGGCGTGGGGCTGTGGTGTCTCAACTTTGACTCCTTCGCTGCCCACCGCCCCGTCTATGCCCTCGATATCCTGG GTTTTGGCCGCAGCTCCCGTCCAGCCTTCACCAAGGACCCACTGGAGGCCGAGAGGGAGTTCATTATGTCCATCGATGGCTGGCGGGAGAAGGTTGGCCTAGAGAAGTTCATCCTCCTTGGTCACTCTTTTGGGGGGTTCCTTGCTGCAGCCTACGCCATTAAGCACCCTGAGAG GGTTGAACACCTGGTGCTGGCTGACCCCTGGGGCTTCCCGGAGCGCCCGCTGGATGTGGGTGACCGTTACAAGTTTCCCCTGTGGGTGAAGGCGGTGGCTGCCATTCTGCGGCCCTTCAACCCTCTCTCTGTCATCCGCACAGCTGGGccatttg GTCCGAACATACTGAAGAAGGCTCGGCCAGATCTGATCCGCAAGTTTTCTGGGATGGTTAGAGATGCTGAGGAGGTGATCCCCAACTACCTGTACCACTGCAATGCCCAGGaccccag TGGAGAGTCGGCCTTCCACACGCTGATGTCAGGGTTCGGATGGGCCAAGTACCCGATGATCCAACGCATGGACTCACTGAGGAAGGGGCTACCCATCACTCTCATCTATGGCGCCCGCTCCTGGGTGGACCATGACCCGGGCTTCCAGATCAAGTACATGCGGAAAGACACCTTTGTGGATGTCCAG GTGATCCAGGGTGCAGGCCACCACGTTTACGCTGACAAGGCCCGGGCATTCAACTCCATCGTCAACAACATCGGCCACCACTCGGACAATGGCACGCTGCCCCTGCTAGCCCCAGACTCTGAGGAGCCTGACAGGGAGGTGAGCAGCCGGGACGTGGCAGTGACGCTCTCCAGCATGATGAACGTGCGGAATGACAACACGCGGGACGACCCTGTTGTCACGACGGAGGTGAATGGTGTGGAGGACGAGGTGGATTAG